In Streptomyces sp. NBC_00091, the following proteins share a genomic window:
- a CDS encoding aromatic amino acid transaminase — translation MLELLPPPPTDPLWDLTYEFGSDERAERLNLVLGVYRDQTGRTPVMAAVREAEIRLAERSESKEYRGLSGNAAFNRALLDLVLGTQGPSDRAAAVQTVAGSGALRLLADLICRTRPGTTVWISDPAYVNHRPILEAAGLEVRTFGWCDAEGGFDSAGVLRDLARARRDDVVLLQGCCHNPTGADPAPQDWAALAELAARDGWVPFIDLAYHGLGDGLEADLAATRLLAARVPEMLIAVSCSKNFGLYSDRTGCAIVLGASAQAVRHAETALQNAARTLYSMPPEHGAAVVTTILEDEGLRDLWRAELDAMRGRIEANRTDLTARLTALGWGAQARSLARQRGMFSMLPLTAQEMLLLRRQYAIYGTTAGRINIAGIAADRIPCLAQGIAGVLENR, via the coding sequence ATGCTTGAGCTTCTTCCCCCGCCCCCCACCGACCCGCTGTGGGACCTGACGTACGAGTTCGGCTCGGACGAGCGGGCCGAACGGCTGAACCTGGTGCTCGGCGTCTACCGCGACCAGACGGGCCGCACCCCCGTGATGGCCGCCGTCCGCGAGGCGGAGATCCGCCTCGCGGAGCGCTCCGAGTCCAAGGAGTACCGCGGGCTCTCCGGCAACGCCGCCTTCAACCGGGCCCTGCTGGACCTGGTCCTCGGCACGCAGGGGCCCTCCGACCGGGCCGCGGCCGTCCAGACCGTCGCCGGTTCCGGCGCGCTGCGGCTGCTGGCCGACCTGATCTGCCGGACCCGCCCGGGCACCACGGTGTGGATCAGCGATCCCGCCTACGTCAACCACCGGCCCATCCTCGAGGCCGCCGGCCTGGAGGTCCGTACGTTCGGCTGGTGCGACGCCGAGGGCGGCTTCGACTCCGCCGGCGTCCTGCGCGACCTGGCGCGGGCGCGGCGCGACGACGTCGTCCTGCTCCAGGGGTGCTGCCACAACCCGACCGGGGCCGATCCCGCCCCGCAGGACTGGGCGGCGCTGGCGGAGCTGGCGGCCCGGGACGGCTGGGTGCCCTTCATCGACCTCGCCTACCACGGGCTCGGCGACGGACTGGAGGCCGACCTGGCGGCCACGCGCCTGCTGGCCGCGCGGGTTCCGGAGATGCTCATCGCCGTGAGCTGCTCGAAGAACTTCGGCCTCTACAGCGACCGCACCGGCTGCGCCATCGTCCTCGGCGCGTCGGCCCAGGCGGTCCGGCACGCCGAGACGGCCCTGCAGAACGCCGCCCGGACGCTCTACTCCATGCCGCCCGAGCACGGGGCCGCCGTCGTGACGACGATCCTGGAGGACGAAGGGCTGCGGGACCTGTGGCGCGCGGAGCTGGACGCGATGCGGGGCCGGATCGAGGCCAACCGGACGGATCTGACCGCACGCCTGACCGCGCTGGGCTGGGGCGCGCAGGCGCGCTCGCTCGCACGGCAGCGGGGGATGTTCTCGATGCTGCCGCTGACGGCGCAGGAGATGCTCCTGCTGCGCCGGCAGTACGCGATCTACGGGACCACCGCCGGGCGGATCAACATCGCGGGCATCGCGGCCGACCGGATCCCCTGCCTCGCGCAGGGCATAGCGGGAGTCCTCGAGAACCGCTGA
- a CDS encoding type VI secretion protein produces the protein MRVAPKKGWKGPFSGRSASIPRSEVVRATTVNAAGAFPFLHAASLPAVGAYIGHNVLTTAAFSAHPTVWVQQGLVTNPNVMITGIPGSGKSAHVKALAFRLMAFGHKALIAGDVKGEYAAMCRHLGVEPVRLGPGLPGRLNPLDAGPLGADLDQIKDPAVLKGRLTEIHRRRLTLLKALLELQLRRTLEPQEEEALDVAVRDLTGELSGNTSLRTPTLPLVYDKLRDPTDLMARELRIRDGDVQRARESMASIRSALGIMVTGHLGGLFDEETSLGLDWAAPIQSVDISALTPYGDETVAMVLSCVSSWAQSAIDRPGQAPRIVIRDELWRQMRSGGAAMVKKIDADLRLSRATGTIQVLATHRLSDFESVGAAGSEAVAIARDLISSCETRIQLAQDTRPLAFTREAIGLTSAECDLIGSWGAAQRGRALWKVGRGGGSHAVQLILSRTEIGLFETDERMVI, from the coding sequence ATGCGGGTCGCCCCGAAGAAGGGGTGGAAGGGCCCCTTCTCCGGCCGGTCGGCCTCGATCCCCCGTTCCGAGGTCGTACGCGCCACGACCGTCAACGCGGCCGGGGCGTTCCCGTTCCTGCACGCCGCGAGCCTGCCCGCGGTGGGCGCGTACATCGGGCACAACGTGCTGACCACGGCGGCGTTCTCCGCGCACCCCACCGTCTGGGTGCAGCAGGGCCTGGTCACCAACCCGAACGTCATGATCACGGGCATCCCGGGTTCCGGGAAGAGCGCGCACGTCAAGGCGCTCGCCTTCCGCCTGATGGCCTTCGGGCACAAGGCGCTGATCGCGGGTGACGTGAAGGGCGAGTACGCGGCGATGTGCCGCCACCTGGGCGTCGAGCCGGTCCGGCTCGGCCCCGGCCTGCCCGGCCGCCTCAACCCCCTCGACGCGGGCCCCCTCGGCGCCGACCTCGACCAGATCAAGGACCCCGCGGTCCTCAAGGGCCGGCTGACGGAGATCCACAGGCGCCGCCTGACCCTCCTCAAGGCCCTCCTCGAACTCCAGCTGCGCCGGACCCTCGAACCCCAGGAGGAGGAGGCCCTCGACGTAGCGGTCCGCGACCTGACGGGAGAGCTGTCCGGAAACACGTCGCTGCGGACCCCGACCCTTCCCCTCGTCTACGACAAACTGCGCGACCCCACCGACCTGATGGCCCGCGAACTGCGCATCCGCGACGGGGACGTCCAGCGCGCCCGGGAGTCCATGGCCTCCATCCGCTCCGCCCTCGGCATCATGGTGACGGGGCACCTCGGCGGCCTCTTCGACGAGGAGACCTCCCTCGGCCTGGACTGGGCCGCCCCCATCCAGAGCGTCGACATCAGCGCCCTGACCCCCTATGGCGACGAGACCGTCGCCATGGTCCTGTCCTGCGTGTCCTCCTGGGCCCAGTCGGCGATCGACCGGCCCGGCCAGGCGCCCCGGATCGTCATCCGTGACGAGCTGTGGCGGCAGATGCGCTCGGGCGGCGCCGCCATGGTCAAGAAGATCGACGCCGACCTGCGCCTGTCGCGCGCGACCGGCACGATCCAGGTCCTGGCCACCCACCGCCTCTCCGACTTCGAGTCGGTCGGCGCCGCCGGATCCGAGGCCGTCGCCATCGCCCGCGACCTGATCTCCAGCTGCGAGACCCGCATCCAGCTCGCCCAGGACACCCGCCCCCTCGCCTTCACCCGCGAGGCGATCGGGCTGACCTCGGCCGAGTGCGACCTCATCGGCTCCTGGGGTGCGGCGCAGCGCGGCCGGGCCCTGTGGAAGGTCGGCCGGGGCGGCGGCTCCCACGCGGTCCAGCTGATCCTCTCCCGTACCGAGATCGGCCTCTTCGAGACCGACGAACGGATGGTGATCTGA
- a CDS encoding NlpC/P60 family protein, whose translation MTSKKWMAAAATGVLATPVAIGVATVLLVAVIAQDGDGGGGGTWPTASSLKIGGKDGVPPQYAQLILDAAARCDQGLPPAVLAAQIWAESAFKPDAISRDPVTKEPIAYGISQFIPDTWAVEGIDGDGDGDKDVMDPKDAIPSQGSMMCKLLRTAKAHPGYNGSPVELALAGYNAGWGRVDEFKGVPPRSFAGGQTYDYVKAIMEKTVQFTEASPGGPVDIPPEYSLPADTPPQVRTAVAWALKQKDGWYHLGGDCTDAHGQNPDRWCDCSSLMQQAYKAAGIDIPRVTFDQINLPIRVDLNHPKAGDLVFNPGSDGSESSPGHVGMYIGGADPDKGFVLEAPRTGVRTRIVAYNSWRHSTNYMTKVSGVRRVVNW comes from the coding sequence TTGACGTCGAAGAAGTGGATGGCCGCTGCCGCAACGGGAGTTCTCGCCACACCGGTGGCCATCGGGGTCGCCACGGTGCTGCTGGTGGCGGTCATCGCCCAGGACGGCGACGGTGGCGGAGGCGGCACCTGGCCGACGGCCAGCAGCCTCAAGATCGGTGGGAAGGACGGGGTGCCGCCCCAGTACGCGCAGCTCATCCTCGACGCGGCCGCCCGCTGCGACCAGGGCCTGCCGCCGGCCGTTCTCGCCGCCCAGATCTGGGCCGAGTCCGCCTTCAAGCCGGACGCGATCTCCCGCGACCCCGTCACGAAGGAGCCGATCGCCTACGGCATCAGCCAGTTCATCCCCGACACCTGGGCCGTCGAGGGGATCGACGGCGACGGCGACGGCGACAAGGACGTCATGGACCCCAAGGACGCCATCCCCTCCCAGGGATCGATGATGTGCAAGCTCCTGCGGACCGCCAAGGCGCATCCCGGGTACAACGGATCGCCCGTCGAACTGGCCCTGGCCGGCTACAACGCGGGCTGGGGAAGGGTCGACGAGTTCAAGGGCGTGCCACCCCGGTCCTTCGCGGGCGGGCAGACGTACGACTACGTCAAGGCGATCATGGAGAAGACCGTCCAGTTCACCGAGGCGAGTCCCGGAGGCCCGGTGGACATACCGCCCGAGTACTCCCTCCCCGCGGACACCCCTCCCCAGGTCCGTACCGCCGTGGCCTGGGCCCTGAAGCAGAAGGACGGCTGGTACCACCTCGGCGGGGACTGCACGGACGCCCACGGCCAGAACCCCGACCGGTGGTGCGACTGTTCCTCCCTCATGCAGCAGGCCTACAAGGCCGCCGGCATCGACATCCCGCGGGTCACCTTCGACCAGATCAACCTGCCGATCCGCGTCGACCTCAACCACCCCAAGGCCGGCGACCTGGTGTTCAACCCCGGCAGTGACGGAAGCGAGTCCTCGCCCGGGCACGTCGGCATGTACATCGGAGGGGCCGACCCCGACAAGGGCTTCGTCCTCGAGGCCCCGCGCACCGGGGTCCGTACCCGCATCGTCGCGTACAACAGCTGGCGCCACTCCACCAACTACATGACCAAGGTCTCCGGTGTCCGCAGGGTCGTGAACTGGTGA
- a CDS encoding MAB_1171c family putative transporter: MIYTVLAWVCAFVGLAAFAYRLPDLLRRRHDIALWALCTYFLCSGISFLVDLDQLRLHISAFFGLPNITSLITQAAVVVLTAAQQVVLVYWSSPPAEARRMARRRVLLFGAALGVLVVSSFSVGPVAHSETATSTILLSIQHGGYALYMSFYLLICAVGQFETVRLSLRFTTMANRQWLKVGMRTVTVGASMILVYCVTRSIQIAGTRLHFDAAELDPIQWTCGSVGALLQIAGWTIPSWGIRITRARGWARSYRSYRRLRPLWWALYEATPDIALDPPRSWLRDLVPPRDPHYRLYRRVIEIRDGQLILRTSLSLEDFTRVARALNLPEDPTSPLGEALQLRAVLGRPAEERAERAERADASDIPARPPYEDFRDEVDWLSRVASSFDDLGQRRTGPVDAGLLS, from the coding sequence GTGATCTACACCGTCCTCGCGTGGGTCTGCGCCTTCGTGGGCCTCGCCGCCTTTGCCTACCGGCTCCCGGACCTGCTGCGCAGAAGGCACGACATCGCCCTTTGGGCGCTGTGCACCTACTTCCTGTGCTCCGGGATCAGCTTCCTCGTCGACCTGGACCAGCTCCGGCTGCACATCTCCGCCTTCTTCGGGCTGCCGAACATCACCTCGCTGATCACCCAGGCCGCCGTGGTCGTGCTCACCGCCGCGCAGCAGGTCGTCCTCGTCTACTGGTCGTCGCCGCCCGCCGAGGCCCGCCGCATGGCGCGCCGCCGGGTCCTGCTCTTCGGCGCCGCCCTCGGCGTCCTGGTGGTCTCGTCCTTCTCCGTCGGCCCCGTGGCGCACTCGGAGACGGCCACCTCCACGATCCTGCTCAGCATCCAGCACGGCGGCTACGCCCTCTACATGTCCTTCTACCTGCTGATCTGCGCCGTCGGGCAGTTCGAGACGGTGCGGCTGTCGCTGCGCTTCACCACGATGGCCAACCGGCAGTGGCTCAAGGTCGGCATGCGCACCGTCACCGTCGGCGCCAGCATGATCCTCGTGTACTGCGTCACCCGGAGCATCCAGATCGCCGGCACCCGCCTGCACTTCGACGCGGCGGAACTCGACCCCATCCAGTGGACGTGCGGCAGCGTGGGCGCCCTGCTCCAGATCGCCGGCTGGACCATCCCCTCCTGGGGTATCCGGATCACCCGCGCGCGGGGCTGGGCCCGCAGCTACCGCTCCTACCGCCGGCTGCGGCCCCTGTGGTGGGCGCTGTACGAGGCGACGCCGGACATCGCGCTGGACCCGCCGCGCTCCTGGCTGCGGGACCTGGTGCCGCCCAGGGACCCGCACTACCGCCTCTACCGGCGCGTCATCGAGATACGCGACGGCCAGCTGATCCTGCGCACCTCGCTGTCCCTGGAGGACTTCACCCGCGTGGCCCGCGCCCTGAACCTCCCGGAGGACCCCACCTCACCCCTGGGCGAGGCCCTCCAGCTGCGCGCGGTCCTGGGCCGCCCGGCCGAGGAACGGGCGGAGCGCGCCGAGCGGGCCGACGCGTCGGACATCCCCGCGCGGCCCCCGTACGAGGACTTCCGCGACGAGGTGGACTGGCTGAGCCGGGTGGCCTCCTCCTTCGACGACCTCGGCCAGCGCCGGACCGGCCCGGTCGACGCCGGCCTGCTGTCATGA
- a CDS encoding O-acetyl-ADP-ribose deacetylase: MVRITLVQGDITAEKADAIVNAANSSLLGGGGVDGAIHRRGGPEILAACEDLRRSHYGKGLATGQAVATTAGRLPAGHVIHTVGPVWSREEDRSHLLASCYRESLRVADELGARTVAFPAISTGIYGWPMDDGARIAVETVRAARTSVEEVRFVLFDATAYATFEAALR, encoded by the coding sequence ATGGTGCGCATCACCCTCGTCCAGGGCGACATCACGGCCGAGAAGGCGGACGCGATCGTCAACGCCGCGAACTCCTCGCTGCTCGGGGGCGGGGGAGTGGACGGCGCCATCCACCGGCGCGGCGGCCCCGAGATCCTCGCCGCCTGCGAGGACCTGCGGCGCTCCCACTACGGCAAGGGCCTCGCGACGGGCCAGGCGGTCGCCACCACGGCGGGCCGGCTGCCGGCCGGGCACGTCATCCACACGGTCGGCCCGGTCTGGTCGCGCGAGGAGGACCGCTCGCACCTCCTCGCCTCCTGCTACCGCGAGTCCCTGCGGGTCGCCGACGAGCTGGGGGCCCGTACGGTCGCCTTCCCGGCGATCTCCACCGGGATCTACGGCTGGCCGATGGACGACGGGGCCCGGATCGCGGTGGAGACCGTACGGGCCGCCCGTACCTCGGTCGAGGAGGTCCGCTTCGTCCTGTTCGACGCGACTGCCTACGCGACCTTCGAAGCCGCCCTGCGCTAG
- a CDS encoding DMT family transporter: MAALLVTVAIWAAFALSARALSASTLLPADAALLRFGVPLVVLAPALWRRRRRIAAVRPGAAIKIICGAGVPFFLAAMHGGALTSAAFVGSIVPGMVPLFVAALMAARGRGVPRGTQVAGLALIAAGVAALVWRYVVPVDAGVLEGAGTLLVASGLWALYTVGLRDVDLDPVGSIGLLCLPSFAVIGLLVLTGVLPTGLAHAAGGDIALFLVVQGLGVGLCAGLLYAFAIRRLGAERSSVVGSLSPVAVVLLAIPVLGESPTLAVLIGVPLITLGVVLANRRSSVRPRPEVPADA, from the coding sequence ATGGCCGCGCTGCTGGTGACCGTGGCGATCTGGGCGGCCTTCGCGCTCAGCGCCCGCGCCCTCAGCGCCTCCACCCTGCTCCCCGCCGACGCGGCCCTGCTGCGCTTCGGCGTCCCGCTCGTCGTCCTGGCCCCCGCCCTCTGGCGGCGCAGGCGCCGCATCGCCGCGGTGCGTCCGGGCGCCGCGATCAAGATCATCTGCGGTGCGGGGGTGCCCTTCTTCCTGGCCGCCATGCACGGCGGAGCCCTGACCTCGGCCGCCTTCGTCGGCTCGATCGTCCCCGGAATGGTCCCGCTCTTCGTCGCCGCGCTGATGGCAGCCCGGGGACGCGGAGTCCCCCGGGGCACCCAGGTGGCCGGGCTCGCCCTGATCGCGGCCGGCGTGGCCGCCCTCGTATGGCGCTACGTCGTCCCCGTGGACGCCGGCGTACTGGAGGGGGCAGGCACGCTCCTGGTGGCCAGCGGGCTGTGGGCCCTGTACACGGTGGGGCTGCGCGACGTGGACCTCGACCCCGTCGGGTCGATCGGGCTGCTGTGCCTGCCCTCCTTCGCGGTGATCGGGCTGCTCGTGCTCACCGGGGTGCTCCCGACGGGCCTGGCACACGCGGCGGGCGGCGACATCGCCCTGTTCCTCGTCGTGCAGGGGCTCGGGGTCGGACTCTGCGCCGGTCTGCTGTACGCCTTCGCCATCCGCCGGCTGGGCGCCGAGCGCAGCTCCGTCGTCGGCAGCCTCAGCCCCGTGGCCGTCGTCCTGCTCGCCATCCCCGTGCTCGGCGAGTCCCCGACCCTCGCCGTACTCATCGGCGTACCGCTGATCACCCTCGGCGTCGTACTCGCCAACCGCCGTTCCTCCGTCCGCCCCCGCCCCGAGGTCCCCGCAGATGCTTGA
- a CDS encoding type IV secretory system conjugative DNA transfer family protein: MADRKTRTSAPATVDDNTLLAAYGVGLVVTVGGAVLLAGPLSALLSGRGWARSEDTVPETVVYALAKGPGSVFHPAPPSWLFYALTAVLVLAVGVAVVKAADLLSSSRKGTGGAQWGGAKTERKMAALDDPARRVNRITAGRGLRTGKVVAAQPNISATVFGVPGSSKTTGLVLPNAAEWAGPLVVTTTKAADLDVIYARRRAIGPVWVIAPAGIPGRAGDHWSPVEYCTDAKAADRMASWLAEASSSGDDKRAAPWVDQAKSVLKGILLAARLSGGGISDMRRWISLGKDAVDHVRAVLLAHGYTDVADDYASPWLRLHEDGIGSIQFSLNVLARVFADEEVRETCARSDFTFEEWLEKRGTICIIASEADADRFAPLISSLIAGAIHAAESLYNSTGTPISPSVGILVDEAGNMLRYPRLPNILTTGRGMGITLLTVWHDLSQLRESLGTQKANTVLSASGLRMLLPGCGDLETLRYFSGLYGRTEVVKTSHGRSRGEHSTTTQTTETDLAPVHSLQQLPDFTAIAQYTNLPPIKVRMRLTFRDKDLKRLLAGPKPGTDKKAAAVD; the protein is encoded by the coding sequence GTGGCAGACCGCAAGACCCGGACGTCGGCACCCGCCACGGTGGACGACAACACCCTGCTGGCCGCGTACGGGGTCGGCCTCGTCGTCACGGTCGGCGGCGCCGTCCTGCTGGCCGGACCCCTCTCCGCCCTGCTGTCGGGGCGGGGCTGGGCCCGCAGCGAGGACACCGTCCCCGAGACGGTCGTCTACGCCCTGGCCAAGGGCCCCGGCTCCGTCTTCCACCCGGCCCCGCCCTCCTGGCTGTTCTACGCCCTGACCGCGGTCCTGGTCCTGGCCGTGGGCGTCGCCGTGGTCAAGGCCGCCGACCTGCTGTCCTCCTCCCGCAAGGGAACGGGCGGCGCCCAGTGGGGCGGGGCGAAGACCGAACGGAAGATGGCCGCGCTCGACGACCCCGCCCGGCGCGTCAACCGGATCACCGCCGGGCGGGGCCTGCGCACGGGCAAGGTCGTGGCCGCGCAGCCCAACATCTCCGCGACCGTCTTCGGCGTACCGGGCTCCTCGAAGACGACGGGCCTGGTCCTGCCGAACGCGGCCGAATGGGCCGGCCCGCTGGTGGTGACCACCACCAAGGCGGCCGACCTGGACGTCATCTACGCCCGCCGCCGCGCCATCGGACCGGTCTGGGTCATCGCCCCGGCCGGCATCCCCGGCCGGGCCGGCGACCACTGGTCGCCGGTCGAGTACTGCACCGACGCCAAGGCGGCCGACCGCATGGCCTCCTGGCTGGCCGAGGCCTCGTCCTCCGGCGACGACAAGCGGGCGGCCCCCTGGGTCGACCAGGCCAAGAGCGTCCTCAAGGGCATCCTGCTCGCCGCCCGCCTCTCGGGCGGGGGCATCTCCGACATGCGCCGCTGGATCTCCCTCGGCAAGGACGCGGTCGACCACGTCCGCGCCGTACTCCTCGCCCACGGCTACACCGACGTCGCCGACGACTACGCCTCCCCGTGGCTGCGCCTGCACGAGGACGGCATCGGATCCATCCAGTTCAGCCTCAACGTCCTCGCCCGCGTCTTCGCCGACGAGGAGGTGCGCGAGACCTGCGCCCGCTCCGACTTCACCTTCGAGGAGTGGCTCGAGAAGCGGGGCACCATCTGCATCATCGCCTCCGAGGCCGACGCCGACCGCTTCGCCCCGCTCATCAGCTCCCTGATCGCCGGAGCGATCCACGCGGCGGAATCCCTGTACAACTCCACCGGCACGCCCATCAGTCCGAGCGTCGGCATCCTTGTTGACGAGGCCGGCAACATGCTCCGCTACCCGCGCCTGCCCAACATCCTCACCACCGGCCGCGGCATGGGCATCACCCTGCTGACCGTCTGGCACGACCTGTCCCAGCTCCGCGAATCCCTCGGAACCCAGAAGGCCAACACCGTCCTGTCCGCCAGCGGCCTGCGCATGCTGCTGCCCGGCTGCGGCGACCTGGAGACCCTGCGCTACTTCTCCGGGCTGTACGGGCGCACCGAGGTCGTGAAGACCAGCCACGGCCGCTCCCGCGGCGAGCACTCCACCACGACCCAGACCACCGAGACCGACCTCGCACCGGTCCACTCGCTCCAGCAGCTCCCCGATTTCACGGCGATCGCGCAGTACACCAACCTGCCGCCGATCAAGGTGAGGATGCGCCTCACGTTCCGCGACAAGGACCTCAAGAGGCTCCTGGCCGGACCGAAGCCCGGAACCGACAAGAAGGCGGCCGCAGTTGACTGA
- a CDS encoding SCO6880 family protein, which yields MAQSHPTYGGWQSERSGWFGHMSGAGFALVATAALLLLLPLNLGSWTAALVCIPVSLLLVGLAFGRVMGLSADEWILLAVRHQIAVATRRNIFHSGALAPRSKETGEQPMDLPGTLARLRILEAPDGLGGRLGISHDPVAATYTAVARVTYPGLALIDTDRQATRVAGWAALLRTYCTEDSPITRLSVHQRVLPDDGAALASWTARHVSADAPDAAVTALTEVMEGAGPSASARETYLAVTLSASRARLAIKGAGGGQVGAAAVLVRELHAMGQALSSASLQVEEWLDPRGVAQTIRTAYDPDAQVMLATRKATAGNPGWEGVAPGVDVELAGPSYAETGMGVYQHDGAWTVSYQVRGWPQSQVYATFLQPLLRPRANARRSLSLVYEPLGPRRARSELARETTKRNAARKLRAKTGRDESEDERRAEMIARRQDAERAAGDGVVRMTAILSVTVTDVDELETACAEIQADAGAANLELRRMWGTQDVGFAAGALPLGQGLPDRRGAF from the coding sequence ATGGCGCAGAGTCACCCCACGTACGGGGGTTGGCAGTCGGAGCGCTCCGGCTGGTTCGGGCACATGTCCGGAGCCGGATTCGCGCTCGTCGCCACGGCGGCCCTGCTGCTCCTCCTGCCCCTCAACCTCGGGAGCTGGACGGCGGCCCTGGTCTGCATCCCGGTCAGTCTCCTCCTCGTCGGCCTCGCCTTCGGCCGGGTCATGGGCCTGTCCGCCGACGAATGGATCCTCCTCGCAGTAAGGCACCAGATCGCTGTGGCAACCCGCCGGAACATCTTCCACAGCGGGGCCCTGGCCCCGCGCAGCAAGGAAACGGGCGAGCAGCCCATGGACCTGCCGGGCACCCTGGCCCGGCTGCGGATCCTGGAGGCGCCGGACGGTCTCGGCGGCCGGCTCGGCATCAGCCACGACCCGGTGGCGGCCACGTACACGGCCGTCGCCCGGGTGACCTATCCGGGCCTGGCCCTGATCGACACCGACCGGCAGGCGACCCGCGTCGCCGGATGGGCCGCGCTCCTGCGGACGTACTGCACCGAGGACTCGCCCATCACCCGCCTGAGCGTGCACCAGCGCGTCCTGCCGGACGACGGCGCCGCGCTGGCGTCCTGGACGGCCCGGCACGTCAGCGCGGACGCGCCGGACGCCGCCGTGACCGCGCTCACCGAGGTGATGGAGGGTGCGGGCCCGTCCGCCTCGGCCCGTGAGACGTACCTGGCGGTGACGCTCTCCGCCTCCCGTGCGCGCCTCGCCATCAAGGGCGCCGGCGGCGGCCAGGTGGGCGCGGCGGCCGTCCTCGTACGCGAGCTGCACGCCATGGGCCAGGCCCTGTCCAGCGCGAGCCTCCAGGTGGAGGAGTGGCTGGACCCGCGCGGGGTCGCCCAGACCATCCGCACCGCCTACGACCCCGACGCGCAGGTGATGCTCGCGACCCGCAAGGCCACCGCGGGCAACCCCGGCTGGGAAGGTGTGGCGCCCGGAGTCGACGTCGAACTCGCCGGACCCTCGTACGCGGAGACCGGTATGGGCGTCTACCAGCACGACGGCGCCTGGACGGTCTCCTACCAGGTGCGCGGCTGGCCCCAGTCGCAGGTCTACGCGACCTTCCTGCAGCCCCTGCTGCGCCCCCGGGCCAACGCCCGCCGCAGCCTGTCCCTCGTGTACGAGCCGCTGGGCCCCCGCCGGGCGCGCAGCGAACTCGCCCGCGAGACCACCAAGCGCAACGCGGCCCGCAAGCTCCGCGCCAAGACCGGCCGGGACGAGAGCGAGGACGAGCGCCGCGCCGAGATGATCGCGCGCCGCCAGGACGCGGAGCGCGCGGCCGGCGATGGTGTCGTCCGGATGACGGCGATCCTGTCGGTCACGGTCACCGACGTCGACGAGCTGGAGACCGCCTGCGCCGAGATCCAGGCCGACGCGGGCGCCGCCAACCTGGAGCTGCGCCGGATGTGGGGCACCCAGGACGTCGGCTTCGCGGCTGGGGCGCTCCCCTTGGGCCAGGGCCTGCCGGACCGGCGGGGGGCGTTCTGA
- a CDS encoding Lrp/AsnC family transcriptional regulator: MDAVDLQIIRELQADGRLSNQDLADRVRLSPSPCLRRVRRLEEAGLIRGYTAVVDQVAFGLPITVFVRIRLERHTSEAVALFEEHVAVIEHIQDCYLMAGSSDYLLRVVIEDLEAYEALVRHRIHAIPGIASIESSFAYGSVKQSRTYPRPVPGGAARTP, encoded by the coding sequence GTGGACGCGGTCGATCTGCAGATCATCCGGGAGTTGCAGGCCGACGGCCGGCTCTCCAACCAGGACCTCGCGGACCGGGTCCGCCTCTCCCCCTCCCCCTGTCTGCGCCGGGTCCGCCGGCTGGAGGAAGCGGGCCTGATCCGCGGCTACACGGCCGTGGTGGACCAGGTCGCCTTCGGGCTCCCGATCACCGTCTTCGTCCGGATCCGCCTGGAACGGCACACGTCGGAGGCGGTGGCCCTGTTCGAGGAGCACGTGGCGGTCATCGAGCACATCCAGGACTGCTACCTGATGGCGGGCAGCAGCGACTACCTGCTCCGGGTGGTCATCGAGGACCTGGAGGCCTACGAGGCCCTCGTCCGCCACCGGATCCACGCCATCCCGGGGATCGCCTCGATCGAGTCGAGCTTCGCGTACGGCAGCGTCAAGCAGTCCCGCACCTACCCCCGCCCCGTGCCGGGGGGCGCCGCGCGGACCCCCTGA